In Stomoxys calcitrans chromosome 2, idStoCalc2.1, whole genome shotgun sequence, the following proteins share a genomic window:
- the LOC106087011 gene encoding transmembrane protein 135, which yields MTVQSKLATTLCTCKDFQHPWTDSCVNATAGLLLSATPYCLRVYSMVYVLSLVMRHKIPTLDDLRKTVQGILQSTAFLVTNSYGFIMFNCLLRYLMGHYTVYTAAFLPTFLASLMAIVVERPQRRPLLALYVANVATESLWNMAVARGWAKSIPNGQVLIFGASISTLLYLYRLGLHKTTCKDSLFGILRIFVGKTEEGDAKGKEVKFDDSVPATSTAQRTSRPPVSLSTINGWVQLYSRFIGTLKGKHESCTHKCGCLSYAVMGGLKPLLGGIGIQVALKLVMNFKKVIQNKLDWKQTILNKKTLNLGLFLGSFSFLYKSVSCGLRHSFNRDDPRFAIPAGLIGSLSFFYYPDTTVALYVMWKTLQIVYNLGIKEKKVPEVPGFTILLYAFCTAVLFHSGIMEAKTLRPSYYRFLQAISGQRLNKFNLVPMDAFGLNTFAQTEEVLKAYKLTDRTSLPQCSLASW from the exons ATGACCGTCCAAAGCAAATTGGCAACAACACTATGTACCTGCAAAGACTTCCAGCATCCATGGACCGACAGTTGTGTGAATGCAACCGCCGGTCTATTGCTATCAGCCACACCATATTGCCTTAGGGTCTATTCCATGGTTTATGTG CTTTCCCTGGTAATGCGTCACAAAATTCCCACTTTAGATGATCTTCGCAAAACCGTGCAGGGTATTTTGCAATCTACCGCGTTTTTGGTGACCAACAGTTATGGATTCATAATGTTCAATTGCCTTCTGCGTTATTTGATGGGCCACTATACAGTATACACTGCGGCATTTTTACCCACATTTTTGGCCAGTCTTATGGCCATTGTTGTAGAAAGACCCCAAAGAAGACCTTTGCTGGCTTTATATGTGGCCAATGTGGCAACGGAATCGTTATGGAATATGGCTGTGGCTCGCGGCTGGGCCAAATCTATACCGAATGGAcaggttttaatttttggtgcTAGTATTTCCACACTACTGTATCTGTACAGGCTGGGATTGCATAAAACAACATGTAAAGATTCTCTCTTCGGTATTCTACGCATATTTGTGGGTAAAACCGAAGAAGGAGATGCCAAAGGCAAGGAAGTTAAATTTGACGACTCAGTACCTGCTACATCAACTGCTCAAAGAACATCTCGTCCACCTGTGAGCTTATCCACCATTAATGGTTGGGTGCAATTATATTCACGTTTCATTGGTACGCTGAAAGGCAAGCATGAGAGCTGTACGCACAAATGCGGCTGTCTCAGTTATGCCGTAATGGGTGGCTTGAAACCCTTGCTGGGAGGTATTGGCATTCAGGTGGCTTTGAAACTTGTGATGAATTTCAAGAAAGTTATACAAAATAAGTTGGATTGGAAGCAGACGATTTTAAATAAGAAAACATTGAACTTGGGCTTATTCTTGGGTTCATTTTCCTTCCTTTACAAG TCAGTTTCATGTGGCCTTAGACACAGCTTTAACCGTGATGATCCTCGATTTGCCATACCCGCTGGATTGATTGGCAGTTTGAGCTTCTTTTACTATCCCGATACAACAGTGGCATTGTATGTCATGTGGAAAACTTTACAA ATTGTTTACAATTTGGGCATTAAGGAAAAGAAAGTGCCTGAGGTACCTGGCTTCACCATACTCCTTTATGCCTTTTGCACAGCGGTATTATTCCATTCGGGTATCATGGAAGCAAAAACACTTAGGCCCAGTTATTACAGATTCCTACAAGCCATTTCTGGACAAAG attaaataaattcaatttgGTGCCCATGGATGCCTTTGGCTTAAACACATTTGCCCAGACCGAAGAAGTATTGAAGGCCTATAAATTAACCGATAGAACTTCGTTGCCACAATGCTCCTTGGCTAGTTGGTAA